A genomic window from Montipora capricornis isolate CH-2021 chromosome 8, ASM3666992v2, whole genome shotgun sequence includes:
- the LOC138013871 gene encoding uncharacterized protein, translated as MAEQALQAAASAAMDFSLCLPHGFSISLKIENKWVAAGFMIGAFYIANRVLTERAIRNSLQQQTPSGNADPEVTAISPGSILVQLTCYTEGSFLRFTEDIDSEKAKYRLEEELAKVGFSEKISLTVENNEEFEIVRKRFFPVSNLAQAHEVNLSSADSKPRREDCSSPLPKIRRQQSEVSHSHERYDRPSPLLLGEGKQEHGVSGSLSGGILTGPVMASASQESRGKYTMDRSGKVKVTFLASEWGSSKDDLSTVNRKLAIQLAKSSVVEISFFVPQCSEEDKKEALSHNISIVEATQLVGYEKLELLSFPPDDVQIEVVVGHGVNLGRQAQVIRRSHFCKWVQVVHTDPEEVGVLGCSSDPISRGKEKHNDEVKLCEMADFVVGIGPKWGEAFHSYLRSLKNDEAIFDFTPGIFEEFLSVDQVCEEREHRRVLVFDRGDLEDFKLKGFDIAGKAIASLADTHLVFVGAPDGKPMEIAESFIQCGLPANRLRFEVYDKSRESLERLFCEVDLMLMPFRTGFGLTGLEALSAGLPVLVSKSSGLGEALWKVPFSSQFVIDSDNPDVWAAAIKNIIWDKDRQCRLEEAENMRLLFDKKYSWTKQSDALQRKIIKLARGAMEIVQDIEPAHKRQRVEATVGESVDSDGEMQIDQDIEPAHKHQRLEATVGESVDSDEYECVPEIIFALDYSSTVSDDMFKKELSFAQHLAQSWNSSTEVKVVVYGHDAETLSLTLGHDQVFHGKSKELRYETWAEGKNRRIDRALVVAVENVPASAHPGLQPHKVVVLITTGGQQSDAQKKEDDHDLLVKAHEVLFKRNVKVIIVPVGLHTDFRELGLIVNRPQSLYPLCGFGDMTLSTAQSIGKNIKRTLDVERYATDRLHGFTLIPQMSGLWENLSLCSDVLEGAWYHLYDDKKKPKKSETVKKFIRESIDTFQSTLVTESKIRILLAVFGPLGAGKSFFINSLLNWELGLEERVLNGPLPSASGESQTPIPIYVRYGSSLQAFLHSNNSEKKILLREARLNAHTLAMVENALQTSFQDKSAKYVEIEGPFPVFHHLKETTRAVTQSGHLELEVDVEFVDLPGCGDDRGNESIDLELSKADVVLFFDWGKSWRPVSSEDIAQVFSRHDEFEFTTRQKLVHVSNEREVSVPPEDEEKICNRKREDLKRAWSTFLGRRGEAASDCYQEVRAKLPQLTGEALLQKLSDESDVIYFHSGSTSIVESLKKIIKNHVESVRIKETVHPFVKHIHWAAKKLRTRIGNTITTSRTKHNDVKVMEINTTFDIILSEDKASGLISSFLLESNASYQDSDLNRMESFMCIRFCRLEDTERFLQDILKESLESFTKRLIYKFREAKRSMLESDPSDLSEVVEVMCEGRVQQFCANKALVYLRKVLEKEVNRDRKNKKAIIKKWSNSGEEERKEMCVTFLHDSLKRVRQSLGKPTRQLMPGSHFEMIDKLKRHAQELLAVRSFGADDSKIAVLRDSMAKLSDVIEFCHKTIRDINPHPSLDVQTDVSIPEKMVDAHEDSTIPSQSNHEKIINEMTEILLKPGSKGNDPVHNLETKLKYKHGDLQLRQTQGVNQLEWAKALIIVLSDGDHFNVELNPPLELSCGDEENERLLYFARKRLFAYQKSRITCKMVISDEDPSIPDDEIRVLKSPEEKCCLIVLVSSKMSNMLYSIRDDSKDPAQQLAPIFIPSIHPGPSDDIRGNYFLQENPWSNAEEKNEEQHNALNLNIFLVVEKHQVQQFRATIKDLGIPSNVNLVFIVLPQKGRGIGVTKAIIKSLAECFTFSLYWTIDDDIQFMFQFDENDRRWHKCALTRGLLFGQRVFQTCLEKTVKELSANERAELFEDVTENWPSWAKQTKRRAQNLIIDRSSFAEVQRNPALLHFPPALIAEECHGDKQKEEVLRKCERQFVKVCRERLFEESLNHIAGISLAHESTRSYDYMSKYPKADYMRSEQRYYIVLSNAWALKERNFVTDKVIFLQAENQVCDRAKLNTPYWGVRGSDKSFCRALKVSGVIGYQVIRIVHSHKKLINVFDKVAPSYIGSQSPHRSEEEEKEEEEEEEEEQEEEEEDKPQAGPSHIQS; from the exons GCATTTTGACTGGTCCTGTTATGGCATCTGCTTCTCAAGAGTCTCGAGGAAAATATACCATGGACAGATCTGGTAAAGTTAAAGTCACTTTTTTGGCTTCTGAATGGGGATCCAGCAAGGATGATCTTTCCACCGTAAACAGAAAGTTGGCCATTCAGTTGGCCAAATCCTCAGTTGTAGAAATCTCGTTTTTTGTGCCACAATGCAGTGAGGAGGACAAGAAGGAAGCCTTAAGCCACAACATTAGCATTGTTGAAGCAACACAGCTAGTTGGTTATGAGAAGCTGGAATTGCTTAGTTTTCCACCAGATGATGTTCAAATTGAGGTGGTAGTTGGTCACGGAGTAAACCTAGGTCGCCAGGCGCAAGTGATAAGAAGATCTCATTTTTGTAAATGGGTGCAAGTGGTGCATACGGACCCAGAAGAGGTGGGAGTGTTGGGCTGTTCTTCAGATCCGATTTCCAGGGGCAAAGAAAAGCACAATGATGAAGTGAAGCTTTGTGAAATGGCTGACTTCGTTGTTGGAATAGGACCTAAATGGGGAGAGGCCTTTCATTCATACCTTCGATCATTAAAAAACGATGAGGCTATTTTTGACTTTACTCCAGgtatttttgaagaatttcttAGTGTTGACCAAGTCTGTGAAGAACGGGAGCATCGCCGTGTTTTGGTGTTTGACCGTGGTGATTTAGAAGATTTCAAATTAAAAGGATTTGACATTGCAGGAAAGGCCATTGCTTCACTTGCTGATACTCATCTTGTCTTTGTTGGGGCCCCGGATGGGAAACCTATGGAGATAGCAGAGTCTTTCATACAGTGTGGTCTACCAGCTAATCGCCTGAGATTTGAAGTCTATGACAAAAGTAGAGAAAGTTTGGAGCGGCTCTTTTGTGAAGTTGACCTTATGCTGATGCCTTTTAGAACAGGTTTTGGATTGACTGGTCTTGAGGCCTTGTCGGCCGGTCTTCCAGTTCTTGTCAGCAAGAGTTCTGGGTTAGGGGAAGCCTTATGGAAAGTTCCATTCTCCTCGCAATTTGTGATTGACTCAGATAATCCAGATGTGTGGGCTGCAGCCATCAAGAACATAATTTGGGACAAAGACAGGCAGTGCCGTCTTGAGGAAGCTGAAAACATGCGCTTGTTATTTGACAAGAAATACAGCTGGACTAAACAAAGTGATGCCCTTCAAAGGAAGATTATCAAACTTGCTCGTG GTGCAATGGAGATTGTCCAAGACATTGAGCCAGCTCATAAACGTCAGAGAGTAGAAGCTACAGTAGGAGAGTCGGTTGATAGTGACG GTGAAATGCAGATTGACCAAGATATTGAGCCAGCGCATAAACATCAGAGATTAGAAGCTACAGTAGGAGAATCGGTTGATAGTGACG AATATGAGTGTGTTCCTGAAATTATCTTTGCTTTGGACTATTCTTCAACTGTGTCTGATGATATGTTCAAGAAGGAGTTAAGCTTTGCGCAACACTTAGCACAATCATGGAATTCTTCTACAGAAGTAAAAGTTGTTGTGTATGGTCACGATGCAGAAACGTTGTCATTGACTCTAGGACATGATCAGGTATTTCATGGCAAATCAAAGGAGCTGAGATATGAAACATGGGCTGAGGGTAAAAACAGGAGAATAGATCGGGCATTGGTTGTAGCAGTGGAAAACGTCCCAGCAAGTGCCCATCCCGGTTTACAGCCTCACAAAGTTGTGGTTCTGATAACAACTGGAGGTCAGCAATCTGATGCACAGAAAAAAGAAGATGACCATGACCTGCTTGTGAAAGCACATGAGGTGCTCTTCAAAAGAAACGTTAAAGTCATTATTGTGCCGGTTGGCCTGCACACTGACTTCAGAGAGCTTGGTCTGATTGTAAACCGACCACAGTCATTGTACCCTCTCTGTGGATTCGGTGACATGACCCTTAGTACAGCTCAGAGTATTGGAAAGAACATAAAAAGGACTTTAG ACGTGGAGCGTTACGCCACGGATCGGTTACACGGATTCACATTAATTCCCCAGATGTCTGGATTGTGGGAGAACCTAAGTCTGTGTTCTGATGTATTGGAAGGTGCGTGGTATCATCTGTACGACGATAAGAAGAAACCAAAAAAGTCTGAGACCGTCAAGAAATTTATAAGAGAAAGTATTGATACTTTTCAAAGTACGCTTGTCACTGAAAGTAAGATACGCATTTTACTTGCCGTGTTTGGGCCACTTGGGGCTGGTAAAAGTTTTTTTATCAACTCACTGCTTAACTGGGAATTGGGTCTTGAAGAGAGGGTGTTAAATGGACCCCTTCCTTCCGCCAGTGGGGAAAGCCAGACACCCATTCCAATCTATGTAAGATATGGTAGTAGTCTTCAAGCGTTTTTGCACAGTAataacagtgaaaaaaaaatattgttgcGGGAAGCACGTCTAAACGCGCACACCTTAGCAATGGTAGAAAACGCGCTTCAAACTAGCTTTCAAGACAAAAGTGCAAAATACGTTGAGATTGAAGGACCGTTTCCAGTTTTCCACCATTTGAAGGAGACGACTAGAGCAGTGACACAGTCCGGCCACCTGGAATTGGAAGTGGATGTGGAGTTTGTTGACCTACCTGGTTGTGGTGACGATCGTGGAAATGAGTCAATTGACTTAGAGTTAAGCAAggccgatgtagtcctgttttTCGACTGGGGAAAGTCGTGGAGACCAGTCTCATCAGAAGATATTGCTCAGGTATTTAGCAGACATGATGAATTTGAGTTTACTACCCGTCAAAAACTAGTGCATGTTTCAAATGAGCGAGAAGTATCAGTTCCACCAGAGGATGAAGAGAAGATTTGTAACCGGAAGAGGGAAGACCTCAAAAGAGCATGGTCAACTTTTCTGGGTAGAAGAGGTGAAGCTGCTTCAGATTGCTACCAAGAGGTAAGAGCTAAACTTCCTCAACTTACTGGCGAGGCCCTTTTACAAAAATTATCTGATGAAAGTGACGTAATTTACTTCCATTCAGGGAGTACTTCTATCGTGGAATCCCTCAAAAAGATCATCAAGAACCATGTCGAAAGTGTAAGGATTAAAGAGACGGTCCATCCATTTGTAAAACACATCCACTGGGCTGCCAAAAAGCTGAGAACACGCATCGGTAACACTATCACCACATCGAGAACAAAACACAACGATGTGAAAGTGATGGAGATTAACACCACTTTTGATATTATTCTCAGTGAGGATAAGGCAAGTGGTTTGATTTCATCTTTTTTGCTCGAAAGCAATGCATCATATCAGGATTCAGATCTCAACAGAATGGAGAGCTTCATGTGCATAAGGTTCTGTCGTTTAGAGGATACGGAGAGATTTCTTCAGGATATCCTAAAGGAATCACTCGAGAGCTTCACCAAACGATTAATTTATAAATTCAGAGAAGCCAAACGGTCTATGTTGGAAAGTGACCCGTCAGATCTCTCGGAAGTGGTTGAAGTCATGTGCGAAGGCAGAGTCCAGCAATTCTGTGCCAATAAAGCGTTAGTTTACCTTCGTAAAGTTTTGGAAAAAGAGGTGAACCGTGACAGGAAGAATAAGAAAGCAATAATAAAGAAATGGTCAAATTCTGGtgaggaagaaaggaaggaaatgTGTGTTACTTTTCTTCATGATTCTCTGAAGCGCGTTAGACAGTCCTTAGGGAAACCAACTCGCCAGCTGATGCCCGGATCGCACTTTGAAATGATTGACAAACTCAAGAGACATGCTCAGGAGCTCCTTGCAGTGAGATCCTTTGGTGCCGATGACAGTAAGATTGCCGTTCTGAGGGATTCGATGGCTAAGCTATCAGATGTAATCGAGTTCTGCCATAAGACAATTCGTGATATAAACCCTCACCCTTCCTTGGATGTCCAGACAGATGTTTCTATTCCTGAGAAGATGGTTGATGCCCATGAAGACAGCACAATACCATCCCAGTCCAATCATGAGAAAATTATCAATGAGATGACAGAAATCTTGCTTAAACCTGGTAGCAAGGGAAATGATCCTGTTCACAATTTGGAGACAAAGTTAAAATACAAACATGGTGATCTGCAACTCCGTCAGACACAGGGAGTGAATCAACTTGAGTGGGCAAAGGCGCTGATCATTGTTTTGAGTGATGGAGATCATTTCAACGTGGAACTTAATCCTCCCTTAGAATTAAGCTGCGGCGATGAAGAGAATGAGCGCCTTCTGTATTTTGCTCGGAAACGTTTATTTGCCTATCAGAAGTCTAGAATTACCTGTAAAATGGTGATCAGTGATGAGGATCCATCCATACCCGACGATGAAATTCGTGTGCTGAAGAGTCCTGAAGAAAAGTGTTGTTTAATAGTTTTGGTCTCTTCGAAGATGTCTAACATGCTTTATTCAATTCGTGATGACTCTAAAGATCCCGCACAGCAACTAGCACCCATATTTATCCCATCAATCCACCCGGGGCCATCTGACGATATTCGAGGAAACTACTTCCTTCAGGAAAACCCTTGGAGCAATGCAGAAGAGAAAAACGAAGAGCAACACAACGCGTtgaatttaaacatttttcttgTTGTAGAGAAACATCAGGTACAACAGTTCCGAGCCACTATTAAGGATCTTGGGATCCCAAGCAACGTCAACTTGGTGTTCATTGTTCTGCCTCAGAAAGGACGCGGGATTGGTGTAACCAAAGCAATTATCAAAAGCCTGGCAGAATGTTTCACGTTTTCCTTGTACTGGACCATTGATGATGACATTCAATTCATGTTCCAGTTTGACGAAAATGATCGCAGGTGGCATAAGTGTGCACTTACCCGGGGCCTTCTGTTCGGGCAACGTGTATTTCAGACGTGTTTGGAGAAGACTGTGAAAGAACTCTCGGCTAATGAGAGGGCTGAACTTTTTGAAGACGTTACAGAAAATTGGCCATCTTGGGCCAAACAGACCAAGAGACGTGCGCAAAATCTGATTATTGATCGTTCCAGCTTTGCAGAGGTCCAAAGAAACCCAGCTCTTCTACATTTCCCACCTGCACTTATCGCAGAAGAATGTCACGGGGATAAGCAAAAGGAAGAGGTGTTGAGGAAGTGTGAACGACAGTTCGTGAAGGTATGCAGGGAACGTCTATTTGAGGAAAGTCTTAATCACATAGCTGGGATTTCCCTTGCCCATGAATCAACAAGAAGTTATGACTACATGAGCAAGTACCCAAAGGCTGATTACATGCGCAGTGAACAGCGATACTACATAGTTCTAAGCAATGCTTGGGCCCTCAAAGAAAGGAACTTCGTCACGGACAAGGTGATATTCCTCCAGGCAGAAAATCAAGTTTGTGACAGAGCGAAACTGAATACTCCATATTGGGGTGTGAGAGGCAGTGACAAGTCTTTCTGTCGCGCGCTAAAGGTGAGTGGAGTGATAGGCTACCAAGTGATTCGAATCGTCCATAGTCACAAGAAGCTTATCAACGTGTTTGACAAGGTAGCACCGTCTTACATCGGCTCCCAGTCCCCTCACAGGTctgaggaggaggagaaggaggaggaggaggaggaggaggaggagcaggaggaggaggaggaagacaAGCCTCAAGCAGGGCCCTCTCATATCCAATCCTGA